GCGGTGGCGGCCCAACAGCGCTGGGCCGAACTCGACGGCGCGCAGCACACCCATTATTGCGGCGCCTACTGGGCCAACGGTTTTCATGAAGACGGCGTGGTCAGCGCTTTACGCGTCGCCGCCGCGTTCGGAGAAAGCCTGTGAACAGCGCACTCTACAGTGGCTGGATCGCCCATCGGCGCTTCGCCCCGCGGCGGCATGAGTTCCGCTACCGGATCGGACTTCTGTATCTCGACCTGGCCGAACAGGACGCGGTGCTGAACCTCTCGCCACTGTCCGGCACGAGCCGCTTTGCACCGTTCTCGTTTCGCGAGATCGACTATCTCAAGACCTTTACCGGTCGCGGTGTGCGGCTGATCGATGCGGTGCGCCTGCAGGTCGGCGAGGCCCTCGGTCACGAGCCGCAGGGCTCGATCTGCCTGCTGACCCAGCCCCGCAGTTGGGGCCTGGCGTTCAACCCGGTGAGTTTCTTTTATTGCCACGAAGCCGACGGGCAACTGGCGGCGATTCTCTGCGAAGTCAGCAACACGCCGTGGCGCGAGCGCTATCACTATGTGCTGCCGGCGCGGGCGCCGACCAGCGTGCGCGACTTCCACCAGCACTTCGCCGTTGCCAAGGCGTTTCACGTGTCACCGTTCCTGCCGCCGGACCTGGAATACCGCATGAGCTTCAGCCCCGCCGCACAAACCCTGGGCGTGCACATGGCCGACTGGCAGGGCGAACGAAAACTGTTCGACGCCACGCTCAACCTGAAACGCGAACCTCTTGATCGACGCAACTTGCACCGGCATCTGTGGCGCTTTCCGTGGATGACCGCGAAAACCGCCCTCGCGATCTATTGGCAGGCCCTGCGCTTGCTGCTCAAGCGTACCCCGCTGTTTCCCCATCGGACGGCTGACGACAGCTTTCGAACCGCCACTGCGTCTCCCGAGGAGCACCGCCATGAAATCCTCTAGCGTTTCGGCCAGAGCCGCCATCCCGTTCAGTACGCACGGCATCACCGGTTCGCTGCTGCGTCGCGGTGTCCTGCGTCAGCTCGCACAGCTCAAGCATGGGCAACTGGTGGTGATCGAGGACGGCGAACGCCAGGTCTTCGGCACACCGGGCAGTGCGCTGCTGGGCGAGATTCATGTCCTTGATGCAGCGGCCTGGGGCATGGTCGCGGGCAACGGCTCGATTGGCGCCGGGGAAGCGTTCATTCACGGCTACTGGAGTTCACCGGACCTGACCGCCGTGGTGCGCGTCTTCGTCAGCAACCTCGAAGTGCTCGACGGCATGGAGGGTGGACTGGCGAAAATCGGCCGGCCGCTGGTGCGCGGTCTGCACTGGCTCAACCGCAACACACGCAAGGGCTCGCAGAAAAACATCGCCGCCCACTATGACCTCGGCAACGACCTGTTCGAGCAGTTTCTCGACCCGACCATGATGTATTCGGCGGCGCAGTTCCTCAGCCCGGACGACAGTCTGGAACAGGCACAATTGAACAAACTGGAGCGGATCTGCCAGAAGCTCGCACTGGAGCCCGGCGACCACCTGCTGGAGATCGGCACCGGCTGGGGCAGCATGGCGCTGTATGCCGCGCAGCACTATGGCTGCAAAGTCACCACGACCACCCTGTCCAAAGAGCAATACGCGTTCACCGCCCGGCGCATCGAAAGCCTCGGCCTGCAGGACCGGGTGACGCTGCTGCTCAAGGACTACCGCGACCTCACCGGCCAGTACGACAAACTGGTGTCGATCGAGATGATCGAGGCGGTCGGTCATCGCTTCCTGCCGACCTACTTCAAGCAATGCGCGCACCTGCTCAAGAGCAACGGCCTGATGCTGCTGCAAGCGATCACCATCCGGGACCAGCGCTACGAGCAGGCAAAACGCGGCGTGGACTTCATCCAGCGTTATATCTTCCCCGGCGGCGCCCTGCCCTGCGTGCAGAAGATGCTCGAAATCGTCAGCCGTGACACCGACATGAACCTGTTGCACATGGAAGACTTCGGCCTGCACTACGCCCGGACCCTGCGCCTGTGGCACGAGAATTTTCGCCACGCCCACGGCCGCCTGAGCGAATTGGGCTACGACGATTATTTCCTGCGGCTGTGGGAGTTTTACCTGTGTTACTGCGAGGGCGGCTTCCTCGAACGCACCATCGGCACCGCGCAATTGCTGCTGGCCAAACCGGCGGCGATGCCGGCGCCACTGCTCGGACGCTTCGATGCTTGAGCGGATCGCCAACGCTGCTCTGTTCCAGATCGGCTGGCTGGCCTGCGTGCTCGGCGGCAACAGCCTGTGGTTACTGGTGGCGCTGGCGGTATTGGTGATTCATCTGCGCTGGATCAGCAGTTGGGCGGCGGAGGGGCGGCTGATTCTCGGCGTGGTGATTCTGGGCACCGCCGTGGACAGTGGCCTGCGCGGTCTTGGGGTCTTTGAATTCAAGGACCTGTCGCCGCTGATTCCGCTGTGGCTGATGCTGTTGTGGGCACTGCTGGCCACGACATTGCGCCATTGCCTGCAATGGAGCGCCCGACCATGGTGGCTGGCGAGTGTGCTCGGGGCCGTCGGTGGCGCGTTGTCGTATTGCGCCGGTGGACGACTGGCCGGGGTGCAGTTTCCCTACGGCGAGTTACCGACTTTGATCGGCATCGGCCTGTTGTGGGCGTTGCTGTTTCCGTTGTTGCACCTGTTGTCGCGGCGGCTGGTGCAGTAATCGTCCGTCAGGGCTTTCACACGCGTGCGGGTCACTGCCGTACACTGCGCCCATGAAAACCATTCCCCTCCAGCCAATCGACGAGCCCGCCGTCACCTGTTCGACTTGCGCGGCCTGCTGCTGTCAGCTCGAAGTCATGCTGATCACTGACACCGGCGTACCCGAGCGTTATATCGATACCGATGAATGGGGTGGGGAAGTCATGTTGCGTCTGGACGACGGCTGGTGTGCGGCACTGGATCGCGACACGATGATGTGCACGATCTACGAAAAACGCCCGCTCATCTGCCGCGAATTCGAAATGGGCGCGCCGGAATGCATCGACGAACGCCAGGGGATTGCCACAGCGTATCGCTGAATACAAAAAAGGAGCGCCAGGCGCTCCTTTTTTCATGGGTGTTACAACGGCATCGTGTAGTGCAGCGAGTAGCTTTCTACCCCGTCGTTGTTGCTCGACATGCCGGCGTTGGAATAGTGAGTCGCACGGATCCCCACCTCGTGCCCGCCAAGGAAGCGCAGACCGAAACCGATGCGGTCTTCGAACTGGAAGGCCTGGCCGATCTTGTTGCCTTCATAGTCGGTGTTGGAGAACACCGCGGCGCCGATGCCGGCCTCGACATACGGTTTGATCGACTCGCCGGAAAACTCGTAAACGAACACCGGCGAGAACGACAGGCTGTTGTTGCTGGAGCCCTTGTCGCC
This genomic window from Pseudomonas kribbensis contains:
- a CDS encoding acyloxyacyl hydrolase, which gives rise to MKRLFCLAAIAAALMGQSFTAQAAGVEFGVGATSDSTMTYRLGMNFDWDKSWLQSDVGRLTGYWSGAYTYWEGDKGSSNNSLSFSPVFVYEFSGESIKPYVEAGIGAAVFSNTDYEGNKIGQAFQFEDRIGFGLRFLGGHEVGIRATHYSNAGMSSNNDGVESYSLHYTMPL
- a CDS encoding YkgJ family cysteine cluster protein, with amino-acid sequence MKTIPLQPIDEPAVTCSTCAACCCQLEVMLITDTGVPERYIDTDEWGGEVMLRLDDGWCAALDRDTMMCTIYEKRPLICREFEMGAPECIDERQGIATAYR
- a CDS encoding DUF2878 domain-containing protein, producing MLERIANAALFQIGWLACVLGGNSLWLLVALAVLVIHLRWISSWAAEGRLILGVVILGTAVDSGLRGLGVFEFKDLSPLIPLWLMLLWALLATTLRHCLQWSARPWWLASVLGAVGGALSYCAGGRLAGVQFPYGELPTLIGIGLLWALLFPLLHLLSRRLVQ
- a CDS encoding DUF1365 domain-containing protein, with the translated sequence MNSALYSGWIAHRRFAPRRHEFRYRIGLLYLDLAEQDAVLNLSPLSGTSRFAPFSFREIDYLKTFTGRGVRLIDAVRLQVGEALGHEPQGSICLLTQPRSWGLAFNPVSFFYCHEADGQLAAILCEVSNTPWRERYHYVLPARAPTSVRDFHQHFAVAKAFHVSPFLPPDLEYRMSFSPAAQTLGVHMADWQGERKLFDATLNLKREPLDRRNLHRHLWRFPWMTAKTALAIYWQALRLLLKRTPLFPHRTADDSFRTATASPEEHRHEIL
- a CDS encoding SAM-dependent methyltransferase, with amino-acid sequence MKSSSVSARAAIPFSTHGITGSLLRRGVLRQLAQLKHGQLVVIEDGERQVFGTPGSALLGEIHVLDAAAWGMVAGNGSIGAGEAFIHGYWSSPDLTAVVRVFVSNLEVLDGMEGGLAKIGRPLVRGLHWLNRNTRKGSQKNIAAHYDLGNDLFEQFLDPTMMYSAAQFLSPDDSLEQAQLNKLERICQKLALEPGDHLLEIGTGWGSMALYAAQHYGCKVTTTTLSKEQYAFTARRIESLGLQDRVTLLLKDYRDLTGQYDKLVSIEMIEAVGHRFLPTYFKQCAHLLKSNGLMLLQAITIRDQRYEQAKRGVDFIQRYIFPGGALPCVQKMLEIVSRDTDMNLLHMEDFGLHYARTLRLWHENFRHAHGRLSELGYDDYFLRLWEFYLCYCEGGFLERTIGTAQLLLAKPAAMPAPLLGRFDA